A region from the Benincasa hispida cultivar B227 chromosome 8, ASM972705v1, whole genome shotgun sequence genome encodes:
- the LOC120083715 gene encoding DNA damage-binding protein 1: MSVWNYVVTAHKPTNVTHSCVGNFTGPQELNLIIAKCTRIEIHLLTAQGLQPMLDVPIYGRIATLELFRPHGEAQDFLFIATERYKFCVLQWDTESSELITRAMGDVSDRIGRPTDSGQIGIIDPDCRLIGLHLYDGLFKVIPFDNKGQLKEAFNIRLEELQVLDIKFLYGCLRPTIVVLYQDNKDARHVKTYEVVLKDKDFVEGPWSQNNLDNGAAVLIPVPPPLCGVIIIGEETIVYCSATAFKAIPIRPSITRAYGRVDADGSRYLLGDHAGLLHLLVITHEKERVTGLKIELLGETSIASTISYLDNAFVYVGSSYGDSQLVKLNVQPDAKGSYVEVLERYVNLGPIVDFCVVDLERQGQGQVVTCSGAYKDGSLRVVRNGIGINEQASVELQGIKGMWSLRSSTDDPFDTFLVVSFISETRILAMNLEDELEETEIEGFNSQVQTLFCHDALFNQLVQVTSSSVRLVSSTTRELLNEWNAPTNYSINVATANASQVLLATGGGVLVHLEICDGLLVEKKHIQLEHEISCLDINPIGDNPNCSQLAAVGMWTDISVRIFSLPDLNLLTKEQLGGEIIPRSVLLCTFEGISYLLCALGDGHLLNFILNTNSNSCELMDRKKVSLGTQPITLRTFSSKNATHVFAASDRPTVIYSSNKKLLYSNVNLKEVSHMCPFNSAAFPDSLAIAKEGELTIGTIDDIQKLHIRSIPLGEHARRICHQEQSRTFAICSLRYNQSGTEDTEMHFIRLLDDQTFESISTYALDTYEYGCSILSCSFSDDSNVYYCVGTAYVMPEENEPSKGRILVFVVEEGKLQLIAEKETKGSVYSLNAFNGKLLAAINQKIQLYKWTLRDDGTRELQSECGHHGHILALYVQTRGDFIVVGDLMKSISLLIYKHEEGAIEERARDYNANWMSAVEILDDDIYLGAENYFNLFTVRKNSEGATDEERSRLEVVGEYHLGEFVNRFRHGSLVMRLPDSDVGQIPTVIFGSVNGVIGVIASLPHDQYVFLEKLQSNLRKVIKGVGGLSHEQWRSFNNEKRTAEAKNFLDGDLIESFLDLNRSKMEEISRAMGVSAEELCKRVEELTRLH; the protein is encoded by the exons GAAATGTACCCGCATCGAAATTCATTTGCTTACTGCTCAAGGCCTGCAG CCTATGTTGGATGTTCCGATATATGGGAGGATTGCAACATTGGAACTTTTTCGCCCTCAT GGGGAAGCACAAGATTTTCTTTTCATAGCAACTGAGCGGTACAAGTTCTGTGTTCTTCAATGGGATACTGAGAGTTCTGAGCTTATTACAAG GGCAATGGGGGACGTCTCAGATCGCATTGGTCGTCCTACTGACAGTGGTCAG ATTGGCATTATAGACCCGGACTGTAGATTGATTGGACTTCATTTATATGATGGTCTGTTCAAG GTTATACCTTTTGACAATAAAGGACAGCTCAAAGAAGCATTTAACATTAG GCTTGAGGAACTTCAAGTTCTGGATATCAAGTTTCTTTATGGTTGTTTAAGGCCTACAATTGTAGTTCTTTACCAG GATAACAAAGATGCTAGACATGTTAAAACCTATGAGGTTGTTCTAAAGGATAAGGATTTTGTTGAAGGTCCATGGTCCCAGAACAATCTTGATAATGGGGCTGCTGTTCTAATACCTGTTCCCCCACCACTATGTGGTGTCATCATTATTGGAGAAGAGACAATTGTTTACTGCAGTGCCACAGCATTTAAAGCAATACCTATTAGACCT TCCATCACCAGAGCATATGGAAGGGTTGATGCTGATGGTTCAAGGTATTTGCTTGGTGATCATGCTGGTCTACTTCACCTACTTGTCATAACTCATGAAAAAGAAAG GGTTACTGGACTTAAGATTGAGTTGTTGGGGGAAACATCTATTGCTTCTACAATATCGTATCTTGATAATGCTTTCGTATATGTTGGGTCAAGCTATGGTGATTCACAG CTTGTTAAGCTAAATGTACAACCTGACGCAAAAGGATCATATGTTGAAGTCTTGGAGAGGTATGTCAACTTGGGGCCTATTGTTGATTTTTGTGTGGTAGACCTCGAGAGGCAAGGTCAAGGACAGGTTGTAACATGCTCTGGAGCTTATAAGGACGGTTCTCTTCGTGTAGTACGCAACGGAATTGGAATTAATGAGCAG GCATCTGTGGAACTGCAAGGAATAAAAGGAATGTGGTCACTGAGATCTTCTACTGATGATCCATTTGATACATTTCTCGTTGTAAGCTTTATCAGTGAGACTAGAATTTTGGCAATGAATCTTGAGGATGAATTGGAGGAAACAGAGATAGAGGGTTTCAACTCTCAAGTGCAGACATTGTTTTGCCATGATGCACTGTTTAATCAACTTGTTCAG GTTACTTCAAGCTCTGTAAGATTAGTTAGTTCTACCACTAGAGAACTTCTCAATGAATGGAATGCACCAACAAACTACTCTATCAATGTTGCCACTGCGAATGCCTCCCAG GTTTTGTTGGCAACCGGCGGTGGTGTTTTAGTTCATTTAGAAATTTGCGATGGATtattggttgaaaagaaacatataCAGTTGGAGCATGAGATTTCATGCCTGGACATAAACCCAATTGGTGACAACCCTAATTGTAGTCAACTCGCTGCAGTTGGAATGTGGACAGATATAAGTGTCAGAATATTTTCCCTACCTGACCTGAATCTCCTTACAAAGGAACAATTGGGAGGGGAGATAATACCTCGTTCAGTTCTTCTTTGTACTTTTGAAGGG ATATCTTACTTGCTGTGCGCTCTTGGAGATGGTCATCTGTTGAACTTTATATTGAACACAAATTCAAATTCTTGTGAGCTAATGGACAGAAAAAAGGTTTCTCTTGGAACCCAACCTATAACACTCCGTACTTTTTCATCCAAGAATGCCACGCATGTATTTGCTGCATCAGATAGACCTACAGTCATTTATAGCAGTAACAAGAAACTACTTTACAGCAATGTTAATCTGAAGGAAGTTAGCCATATGTGTCCTTTCAATTCTGCTGCTTTTCCAGACAG CCTTGCAATTGCAAAGGAAGGAGAACTTACAATTGGCACCATTGATGATATTCAAAAGCTTCATATCCGTTCTATCCCGCTTGGGGAGCATGCACGCCGTATCTGCCATCAGGAGCAGTCCAGAACATTTGCCATTTGCAGTTtgagatataaccaatcaggcACCGAAGACACTGAAATGCATTTTATTCGCTTATTAGATGACCAAACCTTTGAGTCCATCTCAACCTATGCTCTCGACACCTATGAATATGGGTGTTCTATTCTTAGCTGCTCTTTCTCAGACGACAGTAATGTATATTACTGTGTTGGAACGGCATATGTTATGCCGGAAGAAAATGAACCAAGCAAG GGGCGGATATTGGTTTTTGTTGTTGAGGAAGGTAAGCTACAGCTTATTGCTGAGAAAGAAACCAAGGGATCTGTTTATTCCTTGAATGCCTTCAACGGAAAGCTGCTGGCAGCTATTAAccagaaaattcaattatacaagTGGACACTTCGAGATGATGGTACTCGTGAGTTACAATCTGAATGTGGGCACCATGGACATATACTTGCTCTCTACGTGCAAACCCGTGGAGATTTTATTGTTGTAGGTGATTTGATGAAGTCCATATCCCTGTTAATCTACAAG CATGAGGAAGGTGCTATTGAGGAGAGAGCCCGTGACTACAATGCAAATTGGATGTCAGCAGTCGAAATTCTTGATGATGATATTTACCTCGGTGCTGAAAATTACTTCAACCTCTTCACCGTTCGAAAGAATAGCGAAGGAGCGACTGACGAGGAGCGTAGCCGCCTAGAGGTGGTTGGTGAATACCACCTTGGTGAATTTGTTAACCGGTTCCGACATGGCTCCCTCGTGATGCGTTTACCAGATTCTGACGTGGGCCAAATTCCAACAGTCATTTTTGGCTCTGTCAATGGGGTAATTGGGGTCATCGCTTCACTTCCTCACGATCAATATGTATTCTTGGAGAAGCTCCAATCTAACTTGAGGAAAGTGATTAAGGGTGTGGGAGGACTCAGCCATGAGCAGTGGAGGTCTTTCAACAATGAAAAGAGAACTGCAGAAGCCAAAAATTTCTTGGACGGAGATCTAATAGAATCATTTCTCGACCTCAATCGAAGTAAAATGGAAGAAATTTCTCGGGCAATGGGTGTTTCGGCCGAGGAGCTTTGCAAGAGAGTAGAAGAATTGACAAGGTTACATTGA
- the LOC120082543 gene encoding cell division cycle protein 123 homolog: protein MKQEEVNRCQIQEWYPKFKPFSIKTLIHHLPESFVNYLLDDSGPFLLPLSISNDDALPNRVINPEDEHDYQLKEGSDDDSEQSTSPPSFPELESDVKQSISSLGGSVFPKLNWSAPKDSAWISPNGTLKCSSFTEIALLLRSSDSLVHDLCHAYDSCTDKSSSRPLKFFLALRKWYPSLRPEMEFRCFVRNRDLVGISQREVTTFYPALVEKKEILQQVIREFFIDHVKSSFESENYTFDVYVTKNEAVKIVDFNPWGAFTLPLLFDWEEFEEKNEEIDFRIVESRRAVRPGLKTAVPFDYLDTSAGSGWDQFLKNADQELQQQQTRDDD, encoded by the coding sequence ATGAAACAAGAAGAAGTCAATCGTTGCCAAATTCAGGAATGGTATCCCAAATTCAAACCCTTCTCTATCAAAACCCTAATTCACCATCTTCCAGAATCTTTCGTTAACTACCTTCTCGACGATTCCGGCCCTTTCCTCCTTCCACTTTCCATCTCCAACGACGATGCTCTTCCCAATAGAGTCATTAATCCCGAAGACGAACACGATTACCAGTTGAAAGAAGGATCCGATGATGATTCCGAGCAATCCACTTCGCCTCCTTCCTTTCCGGAGCTTGAATCTGATGTTAAACAGTCGATTTCCTCCCTCGGAGGTTCCGTCTTTCCTAAATTGAACTGGAGCGCACCGAAAGACTCTGCGTGGATTAGCCCTAACGGAACATTGAAGTGCTCTTCGTTCACTGAGATTGCGCTCTTGCTTCGATCGTCCGATTCTCTTGTTCACGATCTGTGTCACGCGTACGATTCCTGCACCGACAAATCTTCGTCGAGGCCATTGAAGTTCTTCCTCGCGCTTCGCAAGTGGTACCCGTCCCTTCGGCCAGAGATGGAATTTCGTTGCTTCGTGAGGAATCGGGACTTGGTTGGGATTTCCCAGCGAGAGGTCACAACGTTCTATCCTGCTTTAGTGGAGAAGAAGGAGATCTTGCAACAAGTTATCCGGGAATTCTTCATCGACCATGTGAAGTCGAGCTTCGAATCGGAGAATTACACGTTCGATGTGTATGTGACGAAGAATGAAGCTGTTAAGATAGTGGATTTCAATCCATGGGGTGCATTTACACTTCCATTGCTGTTCGATTGGGAGGAATTCGAAGAGAAGAATGAAGAGATTGATTTCAGAATCGTGGAGAGCCGGAGGGCGGTGAGGCCCGGATTGAAGACGGCGGTTCCATTTGATTACTTGGATACGAGCGCTGGAAGTGGTTGGGATCAGTTCCTGAAAAACGCAGATCAAGAATTGCAGCAGCAGCAAACGAGAGATGATGATTGA